The Mycobacterium sp. EPa45 genomic interval TCTTATCGCCACGCCGACGAGGGCCGAGCATTCACCTCATCGGCGCCAATTGAGCTGCGGCCCCGGCCTGCCTTCGTGTCGGCTACTGCCGATACGCCATTCTCGATGGCCGGACCGTGTGTGGCCGATGTTCTCGTGCAACCGCTGCGCGGCTTACCTGCGTGGGGTGGCGGTGACGAAGGCGACGACCTCGTTGGCGAGTTCCTCGCCTTTGTCCTCCTGGAGGAAGTGTCCGGCATTTGTGATGGTTACGGGCTGAAACCTTGCGGCGCCGGGGATTTCGGCATGCAAGACTTTTTCGGCGCCTCCGGTGATGGGATCGGAATCGGAGAAGGCGCATAAGAACGGGCGGTCGAATGCTCGAAGGGATTCCCAGGCCGCGCGGTTGGCAGGTGCGGCTGGGTCCTCGGGTGAGGTGGGGACCAGCAGCGGAAATTGCCGTGCCCCCTGTTTGAACGAGTCGTCGGGAAAGGGTGCGTCATAGCCGGCCACCACGGCGGCAGACAGCGTGCTGAGGCAGCCGCCGTTGACGATTTGTCCTACCTTGAAGGCGGGGGTCTCCTGGCTGTATCGCTGCCAGGCGAGAAAGGCCTCACCCGGATGCCGATCACCGGTCGGCAGGAAGGTGTTCGCCGCAACGACTCGAGCGAATCGGTTCGGATGTTCACCCACAAGGCGTAGTCCGATGAGGCCGCCCCAGTCCTGGCAGACCAACGTCATATCGGACAAGCCGATCGCCTCGATTGCCGCCCAGGTCCAGTCCACGTGCCTTTGATAGGTGTAGTCGGCTCGGCTGGCGGGCTTGTCGCTGCGCCCGAAGCCGACGAGGTCGAGGGCGACCGCACGCAAGCCGGCTTCGACGAGCACGGGAATCATCCAGCGGTAGAGGAACGACCACGATGGTTCGCCGTGCAACAACAGCACGGTCTCACCGTCGGCTGGACCCTCGTCGAGGTAGTGGACCCGCAGGCGGTCACCGTCCCCGGCCTCGACATGCACATAATGCGGTTCGAAAGCGTAGTTCGGCAGGTCCGCGAACCTGTCATCAGGTGTCCTAAGGGTGTGCATCACGTTCCCTCTCATCGTGGCCATCATCCATGTACTGATGAGTACAGGTTCGGATGGCGAAAGTCGATGACGGGCGTCGAATTGGTCCTCACGTGAGACGCGACACCGACGGTTTTGCTCGCGATCTCTCAGCGACTGCGCCAGGGGACTGGGTTCGATGACCTGCACCGGGATGCTGTCTCGCGGGGTATCAACCACGTGGTGCCCCCAGCAGCTGGGCCCCACGCGACACCGGGGTGTCGACGGCTGCGCCCGGGTTCGGCTACGGGGTGGCCGGACTGCGCACTGGGCCCAGAACGGCGATGATGTGCGGGGGAATGGTGACGATCTTGTGCAGCTCCAGCCCGGCCGCGTCGGCGACCGCGCTAAGCGCATCGGCACCCAGCCGCGCCCATCGAAACCAGGCTCCTCGAGCCGAGTGGGTCTCCCAGCGCAGCAACTCGCGCGATACCGACGCCGTGTCAGTACCCGAGGAGTCGACTTCGACGATGACCCGCCCACCGGGTGCCAACAATTCGGCCGCCCGGCGCAAGGTTCGGACAGGGTCCCCACCGATGCCGATGTTTCCATCGGCGAGCAGCACCCGGTCCCAGCACCCCTGGGCTGGCAGCGACCCGAAGAGATCACGGCGCATCGCGGCGCCTCCGCGGTGACGCGTCAACGCCACAGCCACCGCCGACGCGTCGACACCTAGTGCCGCTGACCCTCGGTGTTGCAGAGCGGCGGTGAATCGTCCTGGGCCGCAACCTAAATCGAGGGTCGTGCCGCCGGAGCACTCGGTCATCACCAATTCGTCGGCGAGCCGATCATGGGCGGCCACGCCGGGTGCGCCAAGCCAGCGGTTCATCAGTAATTCCCGTACCAGCCCGCGGTGATTGCGCGACCAGCACGACATCCCCGCGGCACCGGCTCGATAGATCGCGTCGACCGGTGTGGCTTCGCCCGTCTCAGTCAACGGCGGAGACAGCGACGCCGGGACGGGGACACCAGATCTGCCGAACCGTCGTTCATCGCCGAGCGACTCCGAGCAGTGCGATGCCCCCTCGACGCGGCGTCCATGCGCAATCCCATATCCTTCGGTCCCTTCGCTCGCTGCCGCGCAGTCCGGTGGGTTTCGGCGGGCATCAATTCGATGGCCTGGCAGCCGATTTTGTACCGAAGGGTACACCGGAATCCAGACCCGCACCCGCTGACGGGATACCGCCTACGGCGTCCGTCGTCGGGTCCGCCGGCGGATCGCGGGACAGCCTCGCGTTGGTTGCAGTGGTGCGTGTTCAGGTTTGACCGGCCACTGTGTAACGGTCTCGCCGATCGCCAACACCATGTGTTGAAGGCGCAAGCGACGATTCACCGCGACCTCTAGCGATCGTTCGTCCGAAGAGGTTGAGTGCACGGCTGGTTCGTCGCAATCAACGGGAAGGACAAGCGTGCCGGAGAACACCATCGAACCCTCGGGGTCGCGGCGCTGGGGTCCGGCAGCGCTCTGGAGATGGATGGCCTCGCGGCGTCGATCGCGCCCCTTGACATGCCAGGAAATGGTCCGTTTGGTCACCGACTACCTCGAGGGGGCCCTCGACGACGCCCAGCGCCAGCGGTTCGAAGACCACCTGCGAACGTGCGATGGCTGTACCGCCTACCTCGAACAACTTCGTCTCACCGTGGCGTTGGTGGGGGAGATCCGCGAGGAACACCTCGACCCAGTGTTCCGCGACCGCCTTCTGGTGGCCTTCGCCGACACGACGGATACGTGGTGACCGTGACCGCCGACGAATCGGCACTGATCGCCGCCCTGCGGCTCGGGGATGAGAGAGCCTTCGCCCAGCTTGTCGATCGACACACCATGGCGATGTTGCGCGTGGCTCGCAGATACGTGAAAAGCCAGTCGAGCGCCGAGGATGTTGTGCAGGAGACGTGGATGGCGCTGGTGCGCGGGATCGGCACGTTCGAAGGCCGATCGTCGATACGGACGTGGTTGTTTGCGGTCCTGATCAACATCGCCAAGTCGCGCGGGATCCGGGAACACTACGACCACGACGCGGTGGCCGTGCTTGGCACCGTGGAGGATCCGGCGCGTTTTTACAGCGCCGACGATCCCCGTGCGGGAGCATGGAGGGAGCCGCCGTCGTCGTTTCCTGACAGCCCTGAAGGATCTGTCCTGCGCGGTGAGCTGCGCACGGTGGCGCAGCGAGAAATCGACAAGCTACCCGAGGCCCAACGCGCGGTCGTAACCCTGCGCGACATGCTTGGCTTCGACGCATCCGAGGTGTGCGAGCTGCTCGACATCAGCGCAGGGAACCAACGAGTCTTGCTGCACCGTGGCCGCGTAGCAGTCCGCCAAGCCCTCGAACGTTATGTGCGAGGGACGGCATCATCGCCGACGCGGTAGAACGTGGCCCCATGTTCGCTACGCGACCGCGCTTGGCTGCATCGGCGGCCACGGGCGGCGATCGCCACAGAGCCTGTGCCACTCGTTTCGGTGTACTCAACGGTACAGTGTGCAAGACGCGCCGACGCACGCGCTGACGTCCGGCCGATGTGAGTGGGGACATGGTGACAACTAACGCGGTGCTGGACGTCATTGCGCGCGACGGTCGAGCACTGGTCGCGGCGGCCGCCTCGGAATGGGCTCGGCCGGTGCCGGATTGCCCCGACTGGGACGCCGCAGGCCTGGTCCGTCACACCGGGGGAATCCTCGCGTGGATGGCCCGCATCGTCGAAACCGGTGAGCGAACCAGCTTCCGGTCATTGCCGCCGCCTCCCGAGGAGGACGCCGAGCTGGCGGCGTGGTTCCTCGAGAACCTGGAGCGCACCCTAACGGTGATGCGCAACGGCGACCCTGACAGGACGGTGTGGACGTTCTCCAGCCTCGGCGATCACCGGGCGTCGTGGTGGTGGCGACGGCTGGGGGTAGAGATGGCCATCCACCGCTGGGACGCTGAGTATGCCGTCGCTATCGCCGATGGGCCGACACCGCGGCCGCTCGACAGTGCCGTCGCGATGGCAGGAATCGAGGAGTTCGTGGCGGAGTTCCTGCCCGGGCTGCTGGCTCAGCCGGCGGCCGAGCGGCCATCGGGAACGCTGCGTCTGCACATCACCGACGTGATGACCGACCGATGGCTCGACCTCGACGATCAGGGCACGGATCTGATCGGCCCGACGGAGGTCGACACCACCGTTCGGGGCACGGCGTCGGCCGTCCTGTTGTGGCTGACTAACCGGCACACCGACGCCGTCGTGGCCGGCGACCGCAGCCTGCTCGACGCGTGGACCGCACTGAAGCGCTGACCGTTCGCTACTTCTTTAACCGTCGGCTTCCGCCGTGCCAGTCCTCTTCGATCCCTGACGTCGCGGGGTCGAGGCCGAAACTCGCGAGCTGGGGACGCTCCCGCAGGCTGCGCTTGAGTTCGGCGAAACCCGGGAAGCTCGCCAACCCCAACACGTTGTCCCAAAGCGGGCCTGCCTCTTCGGGTTTGGGTAACCGGCTGATCACCGGACCGAAGAACGCCACGCCGTCTGGTGGGCGGAACTGCAGGATCGGGGTACCGACGTCCTTGCCGGTCAGCCCCAGAGCGTGATCGGTTTCGGCGCGAAGCGTGGCGTCGAAGGTGTCGTCGTCGAGGGCGTCGGCCAGCTCGAGGGGCAGTCCGGCTTCGGTGAGAATCGGCTCGAGGAACTCCCGCGTGCCGTAATAGCCTGCAGCCAAAAAGGCGAGTTCGTCGGGTGCAGTGTCGAAGATCTGTTGTCCCAGCGCCAGATACAGTGGGCCGACGGCGCTGCGCCCATACTCGGCCCTGACCCGGGCCGCGACGCGCAGCAACCTCAGCCCGGCGGTGTGCCCGGCTTCGTAGTCGGGCGGAAAGTGAGCGTCATAGTCGATGTGGGCGTTGATCATTCGCAGCGAGATGAACCGCCAATCCACCTCGTAGTCGCGTTGGCCGGCCACCAGGCGCACCCACTTGCTGGTCATCCACGCGAACGGGCACACGGGGTCGAAGTAGAAATCCAGGTCGGCCCGGCGCTCCTCGGAGGGCGGCTCATCGACCCGGGCGCTCATGAACGGGACTCCGCCTGAGCCGCGACGAACCGGTGGATCGCGGCGTCGGCGTGGTCGACCAGGGGACCGCCTAGGGTATGGAGTGCACTCGCATAAAACGAGCGCCGTGGAACAACAACAAGATGTCCGGTCTCACTCGTGTGCGCCACGTGCCACCCGCAGAAATGTCAACTTCATGGAGACGGTCGTCGTCCTGTGTTCTTGTCGGTGAACTCATTATGTCCGCACTGCCGGCAGATTTCCACGGTTACAGCCGGTCCTAAAGCGCTCAGCGAGTGCTTGTTGGGGGCGGGGGTAATGCCGCATCGAGGGCAGCGCGATACTGACTAACCCGTCGAGGTTGTGATGTGATCAGTGTGGCGGCCCGTTTACCGAATGAGTCGGGCCCTGGTTTTCGCGCACGACGCTGTGTCGGGCTAGTTGGATTGCGTAGATTGCGGTGCTGGCGCCGAAGAAGGCGGCGGTCAACAGAAGCCAGCGCCCGCAGTATGGCTGCTGAGTCAGACCCGTGGCTGACTGAAAGTTCCACGCACCCTGCTGGATGATTCCGGGTAGAAACACAACGAAGCTCAGAGCTGACGCCAGCAACGGAACACGAACGTAGTTGATCACGGGCAATCGCCGGGTCGTGGCGGCGGATCGCCGATGTGGCAACGCGGCGACCAAGATCCGGTCGACAAGTGAGTAGGCGGGAAACAACACGAGATCGTGCGCGATGATCGCAGCGGCGAACCACACCGCGATCGACTGCCACCAGGTGGTTGGGTTCCACAGCTGTCTTGGTCCCACCGTGACGAGAACGTAGGTGAACAGGGCGAAGCCGGCGATCATCGACAGTAGGTGTAGGGGATGAGATCCGTAGATGTCGCGGAACGCGGTACTCGATGATGTTGATGGGGTGGGCATGTCACGCCTTTCGGAAGTCGATCGCGGCCACCCATTTTGTGCAGTGCACGCCGGGCAGGGCTGGCACGATGATCCGAGCCGGATATCCGTGGTCGGGGGACAGATCGACGCCGTTGACCTTCAGGGCCAACAACGCGTCCGGGTGCGTGACCTGGTTCTGTTGCAGGGTCGCCTGGTTGAAGCCATAACGCTCTAGCGATCGGACATAGGCCGAGGCGGGGTTGGAGACACCTGCCAGTGTGGCTAGATTCCGCAGGGGTACGCCGGTCCAGACCTGTGTGCTTGACCAGCCCTCCACACAGGCGATCGGCAGCGTTGCGGTGTGTTGCGCCATGGCAAGTAGCGCCACACGGTCGAGGGTTACCGGATGTGGGCCGCCGGTCAACGTCAATCGCCATGTGTCGCTTGTTGTTCGGGGGTCGATGAGTGATGCGGCGAAGGTCTTGTTGACCTCGAAGGCGTTGGGGCCCTCCCCGAGATTTCGGCCGCGCGGTAACAACAGTGCTGCGTGCCGGGTGAACCCGCCGATCGTTTGTCCGGCGGTGATGATCGCAAGGAAAGCCGAGCCTGCGCCGACGAGCGCCAGAGCGCCGCGCCGGCTGATCGTGGCGGGGGCGGGGTTGGGGGCGACGAGTCCGTCGGGATCGGCTGGTTCGGGGCGGGTGTCCGCGACTCGGGTTTTCATGACCTGTCGTAGTGACAACCCTCGCAGGCCGGCGAGCATCTTGGGGAACTTGATGGCGACGTGCACCACGAATCCTGCGATGAATACCCACGCTCCGAAGTAGTGGGCGGTGTAGAAGCTGAACCCGAAGATGTAGTCGTACTGGATGTTGAGGACACCGGTGACGATCTCGAAGAGGATTCCACCGACCAGCATGATCAGCGAAATGCGTTCTAACAGTTGAGCGATTGAACGCGACGGCGGCCAGGCGAAGAATCGCGGGATCACCGACCACAGCTTGGCCAGGACTACCGGGATCAGAATCAGACCCAGTCCGACGTGCACACCCTGTGTGAGCCGATACAGCCAAGACGGGTTGGCCGGCCAGTTGAACGTCGGCAACTTGAGCACACCAACATCCGCAGGTATCGCCTGCCCGAACTGAGGACCGTAGGCGATGTAGGACAGCAGGCCGGTCACAATGACGATCGGCAGCGCCACGAGAAGTACGGCCCCGAACACCGACGTCAACCATTGACCGCGCAGCGGGCTGCGCCATCGCATGAACCGCTGCGCTCCTGGCGGTGGATGCTGGTCGAGGGTGCGCCACAAGGACTTTGGAAAACCGTACCGCGGCGGTTCGTTGTCCGGGTCCGTACCACTCATCGTTGCCGGCCTCAGTTGTTGCTGTTCGGGCAGGACAAGTCGACGTAGACGACTCCGT includes:
- a CDS encoding haloalkane dehalogenase, giving the protein MHTLRTPDDRFADLPNYAFEPHYVHVEAGDGDRLRVHYLDEGPADGETVLLLHGEPSWSFLYRWMIPVLVEAGLRAVALDLVGFGRSDKPASRADYTYQRHVDWTWAAIEAIGLSDMTLVCQDWGGLIGLRLVGEHPNRFARVVAANTFLPTGDRHPGEAFLAWQRYSQETPAFKVGQIVNGGCLSTLSAAVVAGYDAPFPDDSFKQGARQFPLLVPTSPEDPAAPANRAAWESLRAFDRPFLCAFSDSDPITGGAEKVLHAEIPGAARFQPVTITNAGHFLQEDKGEELANEVVAFVTATPRR
- a CDS encoding maleylpyruvate isomerase family mycothiol-dependent enzyme, whose translation is MVTTNAVLDVIARDGRALVAAAASEWARPVPDCPDWDAAGLVRHTGGILAWMARIVETGERTSFRSLPPPPEEDAELAAWFLENLERTLTVMRNGDPDRTVWTFSSLGDHRASWWWRRLGVEMAIHRWDAEYAVAIADGPTPRPLDSAVAMAGIEEFVAEFLPGLLAQPAAERPSGTLRLHITDVMTDRWLDLDDQGTDLIGPTEVDTTVRGTASAVLLWLTNRHTDAVVAGDRSLLDAWTALKR
- a CDS encoding bifunctional 2-polyprenyl-6-hydroxyphenol methylase/3-demethylubiquinol 3-O-methyltransferase UbiG, which encodes MTETGEATPVDAIYRAGAAGMSCWSRNHRGLVRELLMNRWLGAPGVAAHDRLADELVMTECSGGTTLDLGCGPGRFTAALQHRGSAALGVDASAVAVALTRHRGGAAMRRDLFGSLPAQGCWDRVLLADGNIGIGGDPVRTLRRAAELLAPGGRVIVEVDSSGTDTASVSRELLRWETHSARGAWFRWARLGADALSAVADAAGLELHKIVTIPPHIIAVLGPVRSPATP
- a CDS encoding anti-sigma factor; this translates as MVRLVTDYLEGALDDAQRQRFEDHLRTCDGCTAYLEQLRLTVALVGEIREEHLDPVFRDRLLVAFADTTDTW
- a CDS encoding RNA polymerase sigma factor translates to MTVTADESALIAALRLGDERAFAQLVDRHTMAMLRVARRYVKSQSSAEDVVQETWMALVRGIGTFEGRSSIRTWLFAVLINIAKSRGIREHYDHDAVAVLGTVEDPARFYSADDPRAGAWREPPSSFPDSPEGSVLRGELRTVAQREIDKLPEAQRAVVTLRDMLGFDASEVCELLDISAGNQRVLLHRGRVAVRQALERYVRGTASSPTR
- a CDS encoding molybdopterin-dependent oxidoreductase; the protein is MSGTDPDNEPPRYGFPKSLWRTLDQHPPPGAQRFMRWRSPLRGQWLTSVFGAVLLVALPIVIVTGLLSYIAYGPQFGQAIPADVGVLKLPTFNWPANPSWLYRLTQGVHVGLGLILIPVVLAKLWSVIPRFFAWPPSRSIAQLLERISLIMLVGGILFEIVTGVLNIQYDYIFGFSFYTAHYFGAWVFIAGFVVHVAIKFPKMLAGLRGLSLRQVMKTRVADTRPEPADPDGLVAPNPAPATISRRGALALVGAGSAFLAIITAGQTIGGFTRHAALLLPRGRNLGEGPNAFEVNKTFAASLIDPRTTSDTWRLTLTGGPHPVTLDRVALLAMAQHTATLPIACVEGWSSTQVWTGVPLRNLATLAGVSNPASAYVRSLERYGFNQATLQQNQVTHPDALLALKVNGVDLSPDHGYPARIIVPALPGVHCTKWVAAIDFRKA